From Arachis hypogaea cultivar Tifrunner chromosome 3, arahy.Tifrunner.gnm2.J5K5, whole genome shotgun sequence:
TAAGAATACTATTATTTCTACTGCATGTGATTAATAATTTGATCCCTAATCGAATCTCGAACACGGTCCATTTCTGCAGAAGAGCTAATGGTTAGAGTTTGATCTGAGTTTTCACCAACATAACTATTATCTTCTCCATCAAGAATGTTTGCATGTTCATATTGATTAAACTCAGTATCTGTTTCAGAATGTCttctaataaaattatgaatagcCATTGTTGCACACACTATCTGCACTTGAGTTTCAATTTTGAACTTGGGCATGTGTCGCAAGATAGCAAATCTATTTTTCCACACTCCAAAAGTCCTTTCTATTGTGCATCTTAAGCTTGAGTGATAATAATTAAATACTTCATTATGATTTGTGAATCCAGAAGAACGCCTAAAATCTGCAAGATGATAGCGCTCACATTTATATGGACCAATATATTCTTTCGGTGTTGGATAACTGGCATCTACCAAATAATATTTACctaatgaagaaaaaaaatagttacaTGATAACCAAGTAAATATAGTTTATTTGtaagaaaatgataaaaattaaccTGGAGGAGGATGCGGAAAATTCATGGTAGGAGTTGTAATAACATTATCAAATACACGAGCATCATGCGCAGTGCCTTCCCATCCAGGTAAAGCAAAAATGAAGCACATGTCCCAATCACATACAACCATTATATTTTGTGTTGGATATCCTTTTCTTCCAATAAATTTGGGTTGATCACTTGGGCTAACCACACATGGGATATGAGTACCATCAATTGCTCctatagtatttttaaaaaatggccaATATCGTTggtcattttttattttgctatGAACATTCTGAAACTTAGGATCCGATGGCTTAATATATTTAATAGATAATCTCAAGCAAGCAACCAATACCTCATGAAAATGTCTACTTACTGTCTCTTCAGAATGTTGAAACCTTTCTTGTATCATCCTATTACCCACTCCATGACCAACCGTATTTAAGAACATTGCAACCATTTCCTGAACTCCCATTTGTCTTGTAGATTTTAATCCTTGTTCAACTAGTTcatcacaaaatttaaaaaaaaacatgtttttccATCCGAAACATTTCATAACAACGAATGCCATGGCCACATAAAATTTCTTGCACCCATAAATAACCTGTTTGTTCACTAGTTCTGCATAGTTTTTTGCACAGATAATTAACTGCATATTGACCAATTAATGcagaaatattttcaatttcatatGTTTCTTCTTCTATAATGGAAAGTAATTTTGATTCTTCATGTTGTTCCTTTTTATACTCTTCAAATAAATACTCCATGTTCattccaaattaattaacaagaaGTAAGTCCTacataagaatataaataaattcTTATCAATACCAAGCtaagaaataaattatatataataagaacAATAATTAAGTACCACAAACATTATATAAAAtgataaataactaaataagcaACACACAAATTTTTCTATTGTCTTATCCTAGCATAACAAAACATTCATGGACAAATTAAAATGAAGTACAATAATAACTTAACTAGTTTTGcatgaaaatcacaaaaaaaaatattaattttgcatGAATGGTAGTGGATTATATGCTGCATGTTTGAGCCAATCCAACAATCTTTGCTCATATCCTTTTAAGGATACAAACATTTCTCTAGCAGGCTTAAACATCATTAGTTGACAACAACGACTATGAAAATCGGGATCACTAGTAATCATTTCCATCTTTTGAATCTCAGCCATTACTTCCCCAATAGATACACCGGGTACTAGAAATGTGGACACAATAGTTGAGCGTGATTCAGATGCAGAGGCAATTCTACTTATTGCATCCGCAATTTGCTTTGAAGCAGgtactttaaaatttttcttctattttgttgttTCACAAACCacatctctctttctttttcccgtACTCTTTTGACTATTATTTTCTTGAGATGAGCTAAGATTTATGTGTTGGAATTCAGAATTAACTCCCACACTAGCACCTATACCTTCTTCACTATCTCCGGAACCTTCTTCTATATCAACATGACCTTCCTCAAAATATGGTCGATATCCATCACCATATTCTTCTATGCCACTAGGTAACATCCCAGATGAGGGAGCCCAAGCAAATTTGCCATCGGCCATAACATCTTTAAATAATATAGTTAACTCATCTTTAAAAGGAAGTcctttatttctgaattttccaTATAAGGGATTTTCCTGCATGTGTACAACTAATCAACACAAGACTTGTTaccaaaattaaagttaaaatttttgcTTTAATAATAAGTTACTACGTACCAATTGTTTTCTCTCCCACCATTCATTTGGTGCATCAACGGTATGTTTAGTATAATCCCATCCTAAACCCGTTTCTTTGCCAAAAAAGCTTGTACCATGCTGACCATTCCTTCTTAAGATTGTCCcacttattttttaattgaatcttaTCATATTGGATTAAATTGAGACAAAGCATCCTTCCAACCTTTTTTTGTAAGAGTGGTTCCATTACGTTGCTGTTTAGCAACTTGATCTAAACATGCTTGGATAAATTGTTTAGTAGTCTCCATGTCCCATGCTGCTTTTGTCTTTAGAGATTCATTGTTACTCATTGttctattagaaaaaatataaattttagatatatatatatatatatatatatatatatatatatatatatatataaaagaatatttagtCGAATCCATTAATTTCAGTAATAACGtgagaatattaatttaatattatttttataccgtactctcaataattttatttttataagacTTTTTTGGACATCCAacgttcataattttattaatacttatgaataattttttttaatttatcttttttaatgggatcaattaatttatattataaaaaaagttacaataaaatataatatatgagaattataattataaattttacatagtcaaaaaaaataaaaaatttcaaccgAAACAGAAATaaagtataataaaatataaaatgagaactcacgtaaataaaaaataataaaaattttataacaccaacaatatatattatatgaataaaaaaatataataaaacataaaaaaatttatatgaactatatcaaataaaaaataaaataaatttcgcATAAGATATAAACACAGtgcataaaagagaaaaaaatagaattcatataaacaaaaaataataagaataccaTAAAAAGCAGTAATAACATACCTGAGGACTGAGGGATTAGAACactgaaaaaataatataaaaaaaagtcaatgataaaatataagtaaaaataaaaagaacaaaatcaaataaaaataaaaaagacactttacatattaaacataaaaaacagtaaataataaaaaaaattcatatgaactaaaaaataataagaaataaaaatataaaagggaatactatacatttataatattaaacaaaaaaatattttataatctattttagtgtcattagtactctttaatttagtatcatttatataaataaaaaataataaaaatatcataaaaattaataaaaataaaaatttatatcaacaatagttgtcatataaataaaaaaataataaaaatataacaatagaaaattaaaaaaataacatcagaatactaaaaaataatatgaaaaatatttatcatataaataaaaaatataaaaatcaaaatatgaaagaaataattaaaaataataaaaaaaaattaaaatctttaactTAGCAGTgatgaaaataaatttgaaaaaaaaaactataaggaAGAACATACAGAGAACTAATGGTGAAATGAGGAAGAACGTACAGAGAACTAATGGTGAAATGATGTGGTTATGTGCATCCTTTTTATAGATGAAATGAAGGGTACAGTTGGTAGATATGGAATAAATTCCTTACCTAATTCCTCCAACGGAAATTAATTTTCTTAACGTGAACGCAGAAGCTTGAATTTGTAGCTTCACGTGAACGTACGTTCAGAGGTGAAAGCACTTCTGGGTTAGGAATTTCAAAAAGTTGCCAAACATGATATTGGAACGTTCAAGACGCTCAAACGTGCTTTTCTATTCCTCAACGTGATCCCCAAACACACCCATAGCATATAGAGGATGATGCTACTAACTTTAGCATTTCTACATTATTATAGTAAAGTGATAAAGGCCAAGCTACATTCTCACTTGTCCTCTATGATAATAATGTAATCTTAGTCTTAATATTTTCTTAATATGTGCACCAAAACTTTAAAGACACTTATTATTGTTACTTACTTTATCTTATAATATGGTAAAATCACATGTTAGCTAGAATTGAATATGATCGTGATCTATATGCAGGGATTTGCAGAGCTGGAATGCTGGCTCTAAATCgaggaaaaaaataatagaagctggaaagttaaaaagaaaaaaaaaagaaggatatATGAATTTAAGTGCAAtgtttttattgttgtcatgTACATCATCCTGTCATTTCTATTTCCGTATTCGATTCCATATTGTTCTAAGTTAATCTAATATCTCTTGTTTTACTTAATGCCAGATGGGGTCAATTTTTTATCTTGGATGTTCTCTCTAGATACAAGGCAACCAATGCTCGTGAGGCTGAAAACATAGTAGAAAGAGTTACTCCAAGGTTACAGCATGCCAATTATGCAGTTGTACTATCAGCTGTTaaggtaaatttttttttttttccctttactTATTATCTTGCATTACATACTAGAGATCACGTTTTATGTGGTTTACTCTCATCACCAGCATTGATGTGGTTCGAAATCTCTGTAAAAAGATGGCTCCCCCTCTTGTGACATTACTCTATGCAAAACCCGAAATACAATATGTAGCCCTGCGGAATATCAATCTTATGGTACAAAGAAGACCACAAATTCTTGCCCATGAAATTAAGGTGGTGATCTAAAATCGATTTTGTTGAATTCTTCATTAAGAAATAGCACATTTGGGCACTAGTGAAGAATTTCTCTTCTCTAGTTTGGAGATTGGGCTTATTATATATCTGCAGGTGTTTTTCTGCAAGTACAATGATCCTATCTATGTGAAAATGGAAAAGTTGAGATTCATTTCAAGCTATTTTTACTTATTTCTTGTTTTATGTAGTTCGTATTTGGACCTTCTGTCCTTTCATTAATGAAATATGTTCTTTTCtgtatcttttttttataaatagcaAGTTATTTTGTTACACTGATGAGACTTGCTTGTATATCTTTTATTCGCTTGGTGTTGAATTGCAGCTTAACAGTTGCATATTAATTATCAGTGGCTGCATCCTCATGTATTATATTAACTTGTTAAGCAAGGGGCTAGTTTTGATTTCTTTAGTCCTTTGATGTCGATTTTTTTAGAAAGGCTGTTCGCGCAATTGGTCGTTGTGCAATCAAATTAGAGATGATTCAGGTACCGAGGGCCCACAACAGATGATTCAGGTACTGCCTCATATTGCATACAACATACTTGTCAAGAACTGAACCCCTTATTTATGGACCAATTAAAGTTCTCGAAAAGattctaaaattaaaagttttatggAGAGCATAGTGAAATTTCTTGATATATTATTATCTAGACAGTACTTTCACACCCCATTTTCAGTGTGTCCTCAAAACGCCATCTCTGAATTATATAGGAAGGGTGTCAAACAAACTGATCTTTCTCTACCAAAATTGAGTTGTAGAACCTCTGTTTTATATCTGTGAGATCTTTTCCTTCAAAATTATAGTCTAAATCGATATATCTTAGATAATTATGTGTATTCTTTTGTCTGTATGTTATGGACCATGATACTTTCTTCTTCCtcaaaaaaatctaataaatctctctctctctcgctcaaCTTTATTGACTAGTGTATTCCTAGAAAGGTTCCAAAAATTGTTGGAAGTAAAACAAAAAGTTTACCATTTTGTTATTAGTTGTATAAGTTGGTTCTAGGAATCTACTATTAAGCACACACTCCTATAATCAACCTTTAGTTCAAATTCTTACTTGACTTCTcctttgaaaatcaattttgagttGTAACATTTAATGGTTCTAACTTGTCTTTCTCAGGCAGCTAAGGATGTTGTGTTAGCTAAGAAACCTGTAATAACTGATGACTCAAACCAACTTGATTCGTCTCTACTTGATGAGCTCCTTGTCAACATTACTACATTATCTTCAGTTTATCACAAGCCTCCAGATGCATTTGTAACCCGTGCACACACCTCAGCCCAGAAAGCTGAAGATGAAGAGTATCCTGAGGGAAGTGAAACAGCATATTCTGAGTCATCTTCTGCAAATCCTGCCAATGGTGCTGTTTCAACCCCGGCATCCGTTGCACTGCCATCACCTCCACCTGCCGTGCCTGAGCCGGATTTACTTGGTGATTTGATGAGTCTTGTTCCTGCTGATGAACCAGCTACTCCTGCCGGATGAGTTAAACATGGATAATTTTGACACAAAATTGTGGCTTGCTTATTTGATATTTCCGATAAGATGATTGGCTATATTCTGTTCTAATTTTTTACTTGTTTAGAACATTATTACTTTTGTATTGAAATGGTGGCCGACAATGATTTACATGAAGTTGTGTTGTATTATAATATGTTAAAATAGGGTTATGTGCATTCTGGATAAATAAAACCTATGTAATAGACAGTAATAAAAGCAACAGTCCTTTTCTACCGTTGATTGCTTTCTAAATCAAATGTATGGATTTGTATATGaaaactttttttcttctttcaactCTCTCTCGCATCtctctataaatttattttatttaattagaaaaGGGAAAATTAAATGTTTAAAATTGACCGGGGGATAAGTGTATACTATACTTGAGAACAGGAGGGTCTTTGACATGTAAAGCTATCGTTTGTTTATGCACTGACACctagaaaatataaattattgaatGAAGACACTGGGTAACACGTTCTCGCCTACAGAAGCAACATTAATGTATGTGTTAGGTGGCTGAACCCAAATTTGAGCAACTCAAGGACAAAAATATATTTCACACTAAAATGCCTTTGGAGGTAGAGTGAAATATTTCACACTATAAAACTGAACCAATACTACAGTAATTACAAACCAAGTTTTGAAAGCAAGACATGTCTAGCAGTATCCGGTAAGGCAGTAATCTAACATTGGGCAATCTCATATCTACATGATACATTGATGCTGAAAGCTTTTATTTTTAACACTACAGCAAATTTATATCCATTGGGAGTACCCAGCAACAGAGAATTCAAGGCTTCTGAACTATCGCGATTATATACTTGCAGTGTTCTCATCATCATGCAAATCTAGCCATAGTTTGTTCTGTGTAGACAACAAAGTAGGGACTTccgtaaaaattaaaacaaaaataatgtaGACTTTACATCTGGCATAAAATGTAAACAACACTCGGGAGCAAGACTTCCAGAGTCAAATGAGTGGTTGAATGACAATTCCCTGTCACATATCATGAGTGGAACGGCTACTATCTGTGATCCTACATTTGAGCTTTGCTGGGAAAATAAGTTGGGGTATGAAAAATATGGATCATCATCTAATGAAGGCAATCTATTAGGCTGGTGAGCAGAGAATTATGATTTTTTGGTGAAGAAGAATCAAAATCTGCTTTGAGTGTATTGAATGAAGGAAAACTTGGTGAAGCAGATAGATAGTCTGGTTAAGTTCAAGAGTATTTCCGCCACTGCCATCGGAGGTACCTCTAGAATTATGCTTAGCTAGATGTCCCCTTTCTGTAGTAGATTGATTGTCACCCACTGCATAAAATGCGTTCACAGAGAGCTGCTATCAGGTGACTGTTCACTAATTCGGACTTGAGCAAGACTAGCTGCTGAGCGAGCTGCAGCTATAGCACCTTCAGCAGTTTTTGTGGCAGCATGAGAAGCAGCCAACACATCCTGCAGGTTTTTTTTTGAAGGAGaagctcaacacaacaagtgGAGCAAAGATGATAACAACATAGTAACCAAaactaaaagcaaataaagaaaataaacttagATAACCCTtttgtcatctccggcattgccatcaacaacagaaAGGGTTTACACCTAACCACTCCTTGTAGTTCAGAAAGGACATGTTGATAATCTCCTCAACTCCTTTTCCTTTGTTTTGAAACATCCTGCAGGTCCACATCGGCTTCAGTTTTTGTGCTCAACATGGGGGCAGGAGAATCACTATGTCTAGTAGAATATGATCCAGCCGGTAGTGGAGGGGAGATAAACGGCACCAGATGTATTATGGGGTTCATCTCTCTGAATAGTTGATATCTCGTGAACTTGCTCATGCCTTACATCTGGGATATCTCCAGAGTAGCTAGATGAACGAAGATCAACTTCAAGAGGTGGAACAACTGGAGCTGTGGCaacatttgcatttgcatttgcatttaaCTGGAAGTCCAATATGTTGAATCGGAATCAGAATCAGGTTGTTCTTTATTGAATGTATCAGGAGCAGTATTTGACTCTTCATCCTGTTTTTCTTCAGGTGGTGGCACGTTTGACCCAACAAATTGTGTGGGGCCATTCTGACAATGAAAAAACATTTTAAGATTATGGTGCAAAGAAAGGAAAGCCAACATGAGATTGTTACTGTTGCACTAGTCACTACTGCCTAATACTTACCAGCAAGTCCTCGTGTTTCTTAAAGAACTCAGTTTCTGAAGCAGCTGGATACCGTTCTATCTCATGCTCAACAACAATTTCTTCTAAAAGGTTCAGTTTCTTTTCAAGTGATGGAGCACGAACCGACAGCAGCTCTATTAAAATCTATTCAATAttcacatttaattttttttttttctcaatatttgcatttgattttaattttatctttaatgtttccgcttatttattttgcttttatatctaatattttaaatatgttttagTTAACCGTTTACTTCATGCATACAATAAAATTAAAGCATGGTATTTGCATTTATAATCTTTTTTGAATTTATTGCCACAATGCTCAATTTGGTTTCTAAACTTACTTAGgaacattaatttaattttaaaattttaattatctttatttaatcTCTATATTTTAGAAATGTAACTCATGTTAATTTTGGAACAATTTTTTATGTACACATGTTAACAAAATGCTGATGTGAACAATCATATGTCACATTGCTGGATTCTAAAATACAATATCAATTTGAGTACTGGCACTCAAATAGTGGTGTTAATGTAtttctttatcaaattttaaaaagaatgtaatataattagcattatttaaatatttcaattattattattttatatttttattttatattttaatattttacgtCAGATTTAAAACAATGTTATAAATGGACAAAAAATAAttgctaaaaaaatatataaaacactaCTGTCGGAATATACCAACAATAATAGCctaactaatttttataaaaaagaacAAGCTCCTTTCCCGTGAGGGAGAGtctcaaaagaaaaaggaaaaatttaAATTGGAGGTAGGAATTAGAGTTACAAAATTcaagaaattaatttatttacatataaatttggataaattcataattttaaattcgggtgtatttaataaattttatgggACAGGTACTTATGTCCGTATTTCTATTAGGGGTGGCAAATGGAAAAGTTTGCCCTACTCCGCCAAAAGCCTGCCATCCGGTGGATTGGACCGCGCCGCCCTGCCTAGTGAAGCGGTCCTAAATTCCTCCCCCGTCCCGTCTAACGGTAGGTTGGCGAGTTGACGGGTCAATCCTgccaaatctctctttttttataaaccattaaatattaaacaatatatataatttcacaatcatttcaataaatttataatttctaaatttacaaacattcaaatttttataattataaatatgtaataaacataattataaactaaattttttaaaataaaataataaaactaacattatccaaagcaaaataaatattgtccaaaatatataattaaacatcttcaaatttataatcaattaaacataaaatataatccaaaatataacttagaatatcttcaattatcatttttattcttttgtagatcaataacatcattaaaatttgtaaaaaaatttgtCCTGACAAAAAAATACTTGGCCTGACAGAGAAGCCTTCCCCGCCTCGCCCCACCAAAACCTGTCAAAACCCACGAATTAGGCGGTATAAGGTAGGCGGGTGGTCT
This genomic window contains:
- the LOC140182612 gene encoding beta-adaptin-like protein C encodes the protein MPIMQLYYQLLSIDVVRNLCKKMAPPLVTLLYAKPEIQYVALRNINLMVQRRPQILAHEIKKGCSRNWSLCNQIRDDSGTEGPQQMIQAAKDVVLAKKPVITDDSNQLDSSLLDELLVNITTLSSVYHKPPDAFVTRAHTSAQKAEDEEYPEGSETAYSESSSANPANGAVSTPASVALPSPPPAVPEPDLLGDLMSLVPADEPATPAG